Within the Opitutales bacterium genome, the region CCGCAACATGGGCCTGGGAAATGAACACCCGTTCCGCCTGGAAGCCGGCATCGAACACGTCATCCGCGAACAGGAGAAGGAAGGCCATACACTGGTGGAGCAAGAGCGTTTGATCGCGCTCGCCACCCGCACCTTAGAGGTGCCCCCAGAAAAGATTTCTCAACGTATCCAGCAGCTCACAGCAAAAGGGCAATTTCTCTGCAGGACAGGCGACGAAGGCATTCAGGTAAGCCGCGTCGCTAACCAGGAGAAAGAGATCGTGCGCTGCCTGGAACAGCTCCGCACCACCCCCTCTTCCTTGCCGTCCATTAAAATACCCAAAGCAGTCATCTGGTCACAAGAGCAAGCCGGCTTTGAGTTCGCTGCCCAACAAAGCGCGGCCATAGAAATGGCCCTGAGTGCGAAGGTCTCTATCCTCACCGGAGGCCCCGGCACGGGAAAAACGACCATCTTACGCGCTGTCGTCAACATCCTCGAAGCCAAACGCTGCCGCATCCTTCTGACCTCACCGACCGGCCGAGCCGCCCAACGCCTAGCAGAGAGTTGTGACCACCCTGCATCGACCTTGCACCGTTTATTAAAAAACGACCCCAATACCGGCGGTTTTGTGCACAATCAGGACAATCCTCTACCCGCAGACTACATCGTGGTCGACGAGGCAAGTATGCTCGATACATCGCTGGCCGCTAGTCTGCTACGCGCCGTTCCTGCGCAAGCCCACTTGCTTCTCGTGGGTGACACCGATCAACTGCCATCTGTAGGAGCAGGGCACATCCTGCACGATTTCCTTGAGACCCCAGCCGAGTTCATCCCGCGCACAAAACTCGATATCATTTTTCGACAAGGAAAAACCTCCAGCATCGTCACTACAGCTCACGCCATCTTAGCAGGTAAGGCTGCCCTCCCCCACACCGCCAACCTGGCATCAGAAATCGACTGGAGTTCTGACTTTAACTTCGTCACAGCCGAAAACCCAACGGCAACCGCCAAGAAGTTGTTGATGCTCAACCGAGACATCCTGCCCAAACAGCTCCGCGTTGATCCCGTTCAAGACATACAGGTCATGGCGCCGATGTATCGTGGAGAAGCAGGAATCCAGGCCTTTAATGAGTCTTTACAAGAATGCTTAAATCCAGAGGGCACAAAAACCTCTCAACAAAACGTTGAAGCAAATCAAGTATGGACTCAACGACATTTCCGCGAATCGACTGGACGTCCCCAAGCCAAAGTAATCCGCCATAGTGGCCGCACTTTCCGTGAAGGCGATAAGGTCATTCAGATGAAAAACAGTTACGACAAGGATGTCTTCAACGGAGATGTCGGTATCGTCGAAGGAGTTGCCCCCGACGGCGATACCCTCATCGTACGATTTAATAATGAGCGTGTCACCTACGACCGTGGTGAACTTTCTGAACTGGACCACGCCTACGCCATTTCTATCCACAAAAGCCAGGGATCGGAATACCCCATTGTGATTGTTCCGATACTTAAACAGCATTTTGTTATGCTGCAACGCAACCTCATCTACACGGCGATTACGCGCGCAAGAAAACGCGTCTTTGTCATCGGAGACCCCGAAGCCTGGAAAATCGCTGTTGACCGCGTCCAAACTGAAGAACGACGAACGGGGCTGAGCTGGTTTTTAAAGGAGGGTTTTGTGGAGAACGAAACGGAGTAAGTAGAGATGGTGTCTCATACCTAATATCTACTTAAAAGCTCTAGTATACATCAACATACGTATCAGACCCCGGCACACGTCCGTTTTGTAGGGTGATCGCGAGAGCGATTGCCATGGAGTGGGCCAAAGCTCTGACCGAGCAATGGCTATCGCCATCACGCTACGCGTGGCATCTGGATTTAGCTCAGAACACACCACAGATATCTCGGCCAAACAGCCGCGATCCCAAATCAAAACATTTGCGTTTATTAGCGTGCATTAGCGGATCCAAGAAAACTAAAACCCAGCCAAGAGACACATACATACTCCCACGATCTCTTTTTTAGCCGCAGAAAACGCGGAAGCCGCGGCTCATTTAGAGCGTGCTGCATCAAAACCGGCGGCGACAAAGCGCCGCCCTCCAGTGCCTTCTGTAGCTGGAGGGGCATGCTTTGTCATGACCCAGCGCTAAAACGGCCCCAAAGCAAAACATTCGCGTCTATTCGCGGATCCCTAAAATACTAAAAGCCAGCCTAGGGATACATGCACATTCCCTCGGCCTACTTTTTTGCCGCAGAAAGCGCGGAAATTCGCGGAATTTATTTGGGGAAAGTATACATCTCGAATCTCAAATTCCGCGTTGTTCCGCGTCTTCCGCGGCTCATTTAGAACATGCTGCATTCAAACATACAACAACTCAGGCGGCGGCGAAGCGCCGCCCTCCAGTTTTGCTTGGACCAACCCTCGACATAACTGGTTAACGAGACCATCAAAGACCTCAAATATTAACAGATAGCGTTAGCGAGTTTTATAAGAGCTCCAAAGCTTTGAAAGCGGCACAGCATGAAAACGGTCATCACCGAGTCTCAATACAGAATCTCCATCGTAGAGCACAATCCCCCGCATGAAATCCGACCCAGCTTGCTCAGCGAGGCGGCGTAAACCCATAGCATCGCTCAATGTGACACGAGAGGACGCCTTTACCTCGACACCCCAAACCCGACTGCCACGAGTGATCACACAATCGACCTCCACTTTGTCTTTGTCGCGGTAATGATAAAACTGCAGATCTGGATCAGTCCATGCAGCATGAGCAACAAGCTCTTGTAAAACAAACGACTCTAAAAGATGGCCAAACTGGCCTTTTTTCAGCATCCAATCTTCAGGATGCAGACCGCTCAGAGTCGCTGCCAAGCCTGTATCGCACATGTGAAGCTTTGGCGACTTGATGAGGCGCGAAGCAGTATTTCTATGCCATGCGGGCAATCGCCGAACGAGGAACAGTTTTTCAAGGATCGCAATATGACGATAGACCGTATCTCGATCCATTTTGAGGTCCACTGCGAGAGAGGATACATT harbors:
- a CDS encoding AAA family ATPase, translating into MEHEAFTGVLERIIYANEENHYCVGELTLGKGKDKVTIAGVLPNVQCGETLEVSGEWQRHKTHGRQFKVSRFNSKLPQSVWGIRRYLGSGLVPGIGPKYADKIVDHFGVETLEIIGSDSGRLVEVEGIGKGRSRSIKEAWDAQQSVREVMVFLQAYGITNSQCVRLVKKYGNDVLEILKKNPYRIIRDIDRVGFKTADQIARNMGLGNEHPFRLEAGIEHVIREQEKEGHTLVEQERLIALATRTLEVPPEKISQRIQQLTAKGQFLCRTGDEGIQVSRVANQEKEIVRCLEQLRTTPSSLPSIKIPKAVIWSQEQAGFEFAAQQSAAIEMALSAKVSILTGGPGTGKTTILRAVVNILEAKRCRILLTSPTGRAAQRLAESCDHPASTLHRLLKNDPNTGGFVHNQDNPLPADYIVVDEASMLDTSLAASLLRAVPAQAHLLLVGDTDQLPSVGAGHILHDFLETPAEFIPRTKLDIIFRQGKTSSIVTTAHAILAGKAALPHTANLASEIDWSSDFNFVTAENPTATAKKLLMLNRDILPKQLRVDPVQDIQVMAPMYRGEAGIQAFNESLQECLNPEGTKTSQQNVEANQVWTQRHFRESTGRPQAKVIRHSGRTFREGDKVIQMKNSYDKDVFNGDVGIVEGVAPDGDTLIVRFNNERVTYDRGELSELDHAYAISIHKSQGSEYPIVIVPILKQHFVMLQRNLIYTAITRARKRVFVIGDPEAWKIAVDRVQTEERRTGLSWFLKEGFVENETE